Part of the Quercus robur chromosome 5, dhQueRobu3.1, whole genome shotgun sequence genome, ttttttttcttttttttttttttttccagtcgCAGTATTTGACCAAGTCAACCGTGAATAGTGCATGGatacactgttcacggacccacaaattccacttttcaatcactttttcattaaaaatgggtcccacaacactatttacatatttaaaaattattttactacagtattttcagttttcagttgtcaatttcaacaaaataagttctatctaAACAGATCCTTAATTATACAAATGCTCTAACATGTCCAATACGGCCAAGTCCTCGGAATTCGAAAACCACAAAACCTAACCTACCCTATACAATACCCCCAAAGAGTTGAAGTCGTGCCCTGGACCCTCACTACGCGGAGGGTGCGTACGTACgtagtggtttttttttagaCGTCATTGACTTGTTCACTTGCGGGAAAGTGGAAACAGTCCTGTCCTCCTAAAGGCAGAATAGGATAGAATAGAATTGTACTGATTCTCTAAACATCTAAATCCCAAAACTTGTAACGAAAAACACTACAGAAACTCTTTATCATAATTGaggagagaggaagagattgaATGATCAAAATGACTTCCTTCTTCAATCCCTCTCTTCCTATCTTGTTCCTTTCCATTCTTAGCTTCCTCAGTCTTACCGCTCATGCTGCTGACCCTTATCTTCTCAGCTACGTATGTGAAAACACCACTTTCAGCGCCAGTGATAGCATCTACCAATCCAATCTAAACTCCCccctttcttctttctcctcCAACGCCTACGTCGATTTCTTCGCCACCACCCGCGGCTCAGACACCTCCGAACCTGTCTACGGCCTCTTCAACTGTCGCGGTGATCTCACTTCTCAAGACTGCCGAGATTGCGTGAACGCAGCAGTGAAAGAAATAACCAACAATTGTTCAACACAAAAAGTCGCTATCATATGGTACGATATGTGCGTTTTGCGCTACTCCAACAGGTCTTTCTTTTCCACCGTCGACGAAACACCAATGTTCGGCTTGTTGAACACGCTGGATGTGACTGATCCGAACAAGTTTAATCAGTTACTTAACGCGTCGTTGATTGAGTTGTTGGTTGAGTTGGCAAAGGAAACCTCGAACGTTCCAACCGGTGCTAATAAGTTTGGGACCAAGCAAGTGACTATGACTAATTTTCAAACACTTTACAGCCTTGTACAGTGCACACCGGATCTGTATGGCACCGATTGCAATAATTGTCTTCAGGACGCTATAAAACTTCTTCCTTCGTGTTGTAGTGGGAAGCAAGGGGGCAGAATTGTTTTTCCCAGTTGCAATCTTAGGTACGAATTGTACCAATTTTATGAAACCGTAGCGACGGTGCCCCCACCATCTCCAGGGCTTCAACCACCATCTCCAGGTTCCATCAGTGGACCAAAAGGTACACTAGAGCACGAGCACCAAATCCCTGTTGATTGCCTTTCATTCTtgattattagttaatattaactattttgttttattaagtGATGTTATGTCATGGACTTCCACTGCTTTCCCCTCTTCTCTTATTTTATTGGCTATTCGCTATCGGTAAAAATTTAGTAAAATAGTTTgcgattttactattttacaacaaacTGTTGTGATTGTTTGGCAACTTTCTATTGATTCTTCATTATTGATATCTCTTCATATCAtcactttataaaaatattttttaactttaaacattttttaaaggtttttggaCGTAGAACGGTCAAGATCTATCCAACCGACTGAAACTATGAGTTGGGTTGGTCCATGAGTCACATGGTTTATCAATTATCATATCCtcaaaaggattttttttttttaattatatttttggcGTTTTGAATACATGTAAAcgtgtttaaaattttcactttgagctctttagtttttttttttttttttttttttttttttttttttttcccttttttctttcttttctaagttgttgttgtttttttaattatt contains:
- the LOC126728751 gene encoding cysteine-rich repeat secretory protein 38-like — protein: MIKMTSFFNPSLPILFLSILSFLSLTAHAADPYLLSYVCENTTFSASDSIYQSNLNSPLSSFSSNAYVDFFATTRGSDTSEPVYGLFNCRGDLTSQDCRDCVNAAVKEITNNCSTQKVAIIWYDMCVLRYSNRSFFSTVDETPMFGLLNTLDVTDPNKFNQLLNASLIELLVELAKETSNVPTGANKFGTKQVTMTNFQTLYSLVQCTPDLYGTDCNNCLQDAIKLLPSCCSGKQGGRIVFPSCNLRYELYQFYETVATVPPPSPGLQPPSPGSISGPKGKDEISPAIIIAIVVTFAASVLLVIPAYCLLRRRAKKKSNAINDESPKQSDYGLLNYHGMQVILC